A portion of the uncultured Draconibacterium sp. genome contains these proteins:
- a CDS encoding NAD(P)H-dependent oxidoreductase subunit E: MPKIKLAENTVQLIKDICVEFENKESELINVLHQVQSKLGYLPAEVQEVIAKELKTSVAKVYGVVTFYSFFTMIPQGENPISICMGTACYVRGAEQVLNEFKRQLKVEVGESTEDGKFSINCLRCVGACGLAPVVTVGEKVYGRVAPTDVKKIIAEYHNR; the protein is encoded by the coding sequence ATGCCAAAAATTAAATTAGCAGAGAATACAGTACAGCTCATAAAAGATATTTGTGTTGAATTTGAAAATAAGGAAAGCGAACTGATAAATGTGCTTCACCAAGTGCAAAGCAAGTTGGGTTACTTGCCAGCTGAAGTGCAGGAGGTAATTGCAAAGGAGCTTAAAACCTCGGTAGCAAAAGTGTACGGTGTGGTAACTTTTTACAGCTTCTTCACGATGATCCCGCAAGGCGAAAATCCAATCTCAATTTGTATGGGAACCGCTTGTTATGTTCGTGGTGCCGAGCAGGTATTAAACGAATTTAAACGCCAGCTGAAAGTTGAGGTGGGTGAGTCGACCGAAGACGGTAAATTCTCCATCAACTGCCTGCGCTGCGTTGGCGCCTGTGGTTTGGCGCCTGTGGTAACCGTTGGCGAAAAAGTGTACGGAAGAGTTGCTCCAACCGATGTAAAAAAGATAATAGCCGAATATCACAATCGTTAG
- a CDS encoding alpha/beta hydrolase, whose protein sequence is MLYNKVFPHKSSKTWVVFVHGAGGSNVVWFRQLREFKKHFNVLLVDLRGHGKSKKEYTKEEIYAFDEIALDVIRTMDHLKIEKAHLVGISLGCIVIRAMDKLAPGRAESIILGGAVVQFNSRINALVSVAKLLQTIVPYMWLYRINAWILIPYKKDIASRKLFIREAIRLGEKEFKKWLRMSTEIKGNLQEFLIKEASAPVLYLMGDRDHMFLPTVSNLVKKHFNSKLEIIKNSGHVCNIDQPDIFNERSIQFIKSISS, encoded by the coding sequence ATGCTTTACAACAAAGTATTTCCACATAAAAGCTCTAAAACCTGGGTGGTGTTTGTGCACGGCGCCGGAGGAAGTAATGTGGTTTGGTTTAGGCAGCTACGCGAATTCAAAAAGCATTTTAATGTACTTTTGGTTGACCTGCGAGGGCATGGAAAATCGAAAAAAGAATACACAAAAGAAGAGATTTACGCTTTCGATGAGATTGCGTTGGATGTTATCCGCACAATGGATCATCTAAAAATTGAAAAAGCCCATTTAGTAGGCATTTCGTTGGGTTGTATTGTTATTCGTGCTATGGATAAACTGGCACCGGGACGTGCTGAATCCATTATTTTAGGAGGTGCAGTCGTTCAATTTAATTCGCGTATCAATGCGCTGGTTTCAGTAGCCAAATTGCTGCAAACAATTGTCCCGTACATGTGGTTATACCGAATCAATGCATGGATTCTGATCCCTTACAAAAAGGATATCGCATCGCGCAAATTATTCATTCGCGAAGCCATCCGTTTAGGAGAAAAGGAATTTAAGAAATGGCTGCGAATGTCAACCGAAATTAAAGGTAACCTGCAGGAGTTTTTGATTAAAGAAGCATCGGCACCTGTTTTATATTTGATGGGCGACCGCGATCATATGTTTTTACCAACCGTTTCGAATCTGGTGAAAAAACATTTTAACTCGAAACTGGAAATTATTAAAAACAGCGGCCACGTATGTAATATCGACCAGCCCGATATCTTTAACGAACGTAGTATTCAGTTTATTAAAAGTATTTCTTCCTAA
- a CDS encoding aldo/keto reductase translates to MSVILNKKEGMQYRRFGKTEKHLSTITLGGMRFKHGWDDPRREIPEDTFEECLNTVQLAFDSGINHIETAWGYKKSETVYGKVLNEELAIPRTSYHLMTKGSPMTADDTFEMVENQLRDLQTDYLDFYGWHGINTPELLEQSCKSGGPVEALLKLKEEGIIQHVGFSTHAPMEVIVRAIETGLFEFVNLHYYYFNQRNLAAVQMAEVHDMGVFIISPNDKGGQLFKPSAKVKDATYPLTPIQWNARFCLNNPAIHTLSFGMTEREHFEEMKGIFPTSSPWNKTDYETKLKLDSFLFDDPYAVYEGFDMQNDPSGINIPEVLRLRRLWKSYDMIDFAKYRYKTFKEKSHWFPGELPTQPNLDKIEATKIPAHIPVKELLAETHKELYKVEYKLAKS, encoded by the coding sequence ATGTCCGTTATTCTGAATAAAAAAGAGGGAATGCAATACCGCCGTTTTGGGAAAACCGAAAAACATCTGAGTACTATAACACTGGGTGGCATGCGTTTTAAACATGGCTGGGACGATCCGCGACGTGAAATTCCCGAGGATACTTTTGAAGAATGTTTAAACACTGTTCAACTGGCATTTGATTCGGGCATTAACCACATTGAAACGGCATGGGGCTACAAAAAAAGCGAGACCGTTTATGGTAAAGTTTTAAATGAAGAATTGGCCATTCCGCGCACATCGTATCATTTAATGACCAAAGGAAGCCCGATGACAGCTGATGACACTTTTGAAATGGTGGAAAACCAGTTACGCGATTTGCAAACCGACTACCTCGATTTTTATGGCTGGCACGGCATTAACACCCCCGAGTTGCTCGAACAAAGCTGCAAAAGCGGAGGTCCGGTAGAAGCGCTGTTAAAATTAAAAGAAGAAGGCATAATACAACATGTTGGTTTCAGCACTCATGCGCCAATGGAAGTTATTGTACGGGCCATTGAAACCGGTTTGTTCGAGTTCGTTAACCTACACTACTACTATTTCAACCAGCGAAACCTGGCAGCGGTGCAAATGGCAGAAGTACACGATATGGGTGTTTTTATTATCTCGCCAAACGACAAAGGCGGCCAACTTTTCAAGCCATCGGCCAAAGTAAAAGATGCCACTTATCCGCTTACACCTATTCAGTGGAATGCACGGTTTTGCCTAAATAATCCAGCCATTCACACACTTTCGTTCGGTATGACTGAAAGAGAACATTTTGAGGAAATGAAGGGCATTTTCCCCACCTCATCTCCATGGAATAAAACGGATTACGAGACAAAACTAAAACTGGATAGTTTTTTATTCGACGATCCGTATGCCGTTTACGAAGGTTTTGACATGCAAAACGATCCGTCGGGAATAAACATTCCGGAAGTATTACGTTTGCGCCGCCTCTGGAAATCATACGACATGATTGATTTTGCAAAGTACCGCTACAAAACCTTTAAAGAAAAAAGTCACTGGTTTCCGGGAGAGTTGCCTACGCAACCCAATCTTGACAAAATAGAGGCAACAAAAATTCCTGCTCATATTCCGGTAAAGGAATTACTTGCCGAAACACACAAGGAACTGTATAAGGTTGAATATAAATTAGCAAAGTCTTAA